The genomic DNA TCCGGCGTTCGCGTAGCGCGGATGTCACTCGCTGGTCGACTGGCGCTGGTCAATGCCGTGATCGCACTGATTACCATCGCGATCGCTGGTTGCGTCTCATATCTTGCGCTTGCGCGGGAGCTCGATCGACATGCCGACGCCGAACTGTGGTCTAAGGCGCAGGCCCTGGCGCACACTTTTGCCGAGCTGCCTGATGCAACATCGAGAGATGCGTGGCAGCAAGGCGTCCGAACGGCGCTTTATGGTCACGAAGACCTGCACGTGGCTATTGTCGATGGTCGAAACAAGGAAGCGCTTTTCGCCTCATCGGCACTGGCTGAAGAAGCGTTGACGCGAATCGATTGGCGTGCCCAGGGAGTCGACCCAGCCTTCTGGCAATTCAAGCCATCCTATCCGGTCGCCTCGGTTGCCATGCCTATTCGGCTGGCCCAAGGCGATAACCTGAAGGTCGTGCTTTCCCAGGACCGCTCGCGAGAGGAGTTGCTCCTCGCTCGGTTTACAAGTGGGGTGATTGCTGCCTTCCTGGCGCTGTGGGCCCTGCTGCTGGTGGGCTCATGGTGGATCGCGCGGCTGGAGCTGGCCCCGCTTGAGCGCTTCAGCCAGATGGCGGCCCGCACCGGTGCGGGCTCGCTGGGTCACCGGCTCGAGTTGAACGGACTGCCGCGAGAACTGGCGGTACTGGCTGATGAGTTCAACTCCATGCTTGTCCGTATCGAGCAAGGGATGGAGCGCATCTCCAATTTCTCGGGCGATCTTGCTCACGAGCTGCGTACGCCGATTGGCATTTTGTATGGGCGCACCCAGGTAGCACTCTCGCGTGGGCGCACGGAAGATGAACTGC from Betaproteobacteria bacterium includes the following:
- a CDS encoding heavy metal sensor histidine kinase yields the protein MSWSDVPVRRAEVFGGPMQGIAPTSGVRVARMSLAGRLALVNAVIALITIAIAGCVSYLALARELDRHADAELWSKAQALAHTFAELPDATSRDAWQQGVRTALYGHEDLHVAIVDGRNKEALFASSALAEEALTRIDWRAQGVDPAFWQFKPSYPVASVAMPIRLAQGDNLKVVLSQDRSREELLLARFTSGVIAAFLALWALLLVGSWWIARLELAPLERFSQMAARTGAGSLGHRLELNGLPRELAVLADEFNSMLVRIEQGMERISNFSGDLAHELRTPIGILYGRTQVALSRGRTEDELRQVLEDNVLELERLSRLVSDMLFIAQEAESNVADLMTKVDFRKLAEMVTEFMSLAAEERGIVFAVTGDAGVIANEVLIQRALTNLISNAIKHADTGSSVRIQIGRSGNGAAVEVINQGEPIPAIQLKRIFERFYRLDASRTRQDGGTGLGLAIVDAIAKRHGGRVSAECGPGRETRFRLELPDQKGDGWKVRAER